The following proteins are co-located in the Microcystis wesenbergii NRERC-220 genome:
- a CDS encoding acetolactate synthase large subunit, which yields MGELNTAELLVKCLENEGVEYIFGLPGEENLDVLEALKNSSIKFITTRHEQGAAFMADVYGRLTGKAGVCLSTLGPGATNLMTGVADANLDGAPLVAITGQVGTDRMHIESHQYLDLVAMFAPVTKWNKQIVRPGITPEVVRRAFKTAQSEKPGAVHIDLPENIAAMAADGHPLPLDSQEKVYASYRTLNMAAAVISKAKNPLILAGNGAIRANASEALTEFATALNIPVANTFMGKGVIPYTHPLALWAVGLQQRDLISCAFDRSDLIIAVGYDLIEYSPKKWNPDGKLPIIHIGMTPAEIDSSYAPVVEVVGDITDSLIDILKRADRQNKPTPVTAGLKTEIRADYETYANDTGFPIKPQKLIYDLRQVMGPEDIAICDVGAHKMWMARQYHSDCPNTCIISNGFAAMGIAIPGAIAAKLVHPDKRIVAVTGDGGFMMNCQELETALRVGTPFVTLIFNDGGYGLIEWKQLNYFGTSSFIKFGNPDFVKFAESMGLKGYRVESAQDLIPILEEAFRQDVPTVIDVPVDYGENLRLSQKSGDLSCQIWE from the coding sequence AATTAAACACAGCCGAACTTCTAGTTAAATGTCTAGAGAATGAAGGGGTCGAGTATATTTTTGGGCTACCCGGGGAAGAAAACCTCGATGTTTTGGAAGCCCTAAAAAACTCCTCGATCAAATTTATCACCACCCGTCACGAACAGGGCGCGGCTTTTATGGCCGATGTCTATGGACGCTTGACGGGAAAAGCGGGGGTTTGTCTCTCCACCCTAGGACCGGGGGCGACTAACCTGATGACAGGGGTAGCCGATGCTAACCTCGATGGGGCGCCCTTGGTGGCCATCACCGGCCAGGTGGGAACCGATCGGATGCACATTGAATCTCATCAATACCTGGATCTGGTGGCCATGTTCGCCCCGGTGACGAAATGGAATAAACAGATCGTCCGGCCGGGTATCACCCCAGAAGTGGTACGGAGAGCCTTTAAAACCGCCCAAAGTGAGAAACCGGGGGCAGTTCATATCGATCTTCCCGAAAATATCGCCGCTATGGCTGCCGATGGTCATCCCTTGCCCCTCGATAGTCAGGAAAAAGTTTACGCTTCCTATCGGACTTTGAATATGGCGGCGGCGGTGATTTCTAAAGCCAAAAATCCCTTGATTTTGGCGGGAAATGGGGCAATTCGCGCTAATGCTAGTGAGGCTTTAACGGAATTCGCCACGGCCTTGAATATCCCTGTGGCTAACACTTTTATGGGTAAGGGGGTGATTCCCTATACCCATCCTCTGGCTCTTTGGGCGGTAGGATTACAGCAACGGGATTTGATTAGTTGTGCCTTCGATCGCAGTGATTTAATTATCGCTGTCGGTTACGATTTAATCGAGTATTCCCCGAAAAAATGGAATCCAGACGGTAAATTACCGATTATTCACATCGGCATGACTCCGGCGGAAATTGACAGCAGTTATGCCCCGGTGGTGGAAGTGGTGGGTGATATCACCGATTCTCTCATCGATATCCTCAAACGGGCTGATCGCCAGAATAAACCAACTCCTGTCACCGCGGGATTAAAGACGGAAATTCGGGCCGATTACGAAACCTATGCCAATGATACGGGTTTTCCGATCAAGCCACAAAAATTGATCTACGATCTGCGTCAGGTGATGGGACCGGAAGATATCGCTATTTGTGACGTGGGCGCTCATAAAATGTGGATGGCGCGCCAGTATCACTCCGATTGTCCCAATACTTGCATTATTTCTAACGGTTTCGCCGCTATGGGTATTGCTATCCCTGGTGCGATCGCCGCTAAGTTAGTTCATCCCGATAAGCGCATTGTGGCGGTGACGGGGGACGGCGGTTTTATGATGAATTGTCAGGAATTGGAGACAGCTTTGCGGGTGGGAACTCCCTTCGTCACTCTCATCTTTAATGATGGCGGTTACGGTTTAATCGAATGGAAGCAGTTAAACTATTTTGGGACATCTTCTTTTATTAAGTTTGGTAATCCCGATTTTGTTAAATTTGCTGAAAGTATGGGATTAAAAGGCTATCGGGTGGAATCTGCCCAGGATTTGATCCCGATCCTAGAGGAGGCTTTCCGGCAAGATGTCCCTACGGTGATCGATGTTCCCGTCGATTACGGTGAAAATCTGCGTCTTTCCCAAAAATCGGGCGATTTAAGCTGTCAGATTTGGGAATAG